Below is a window of Georgenia soli DNA.
GGTTGCCGGTGCGCGTGGCCACCCGCCGGAGCAGGACGTCCAACGGTGCGCTGAGGAGCACGACGTGGTCGAAGCGGTCGTAGAACCGGCCCTGGTTCTCCACCGTGCCGGAGACGACGAGGTCGCGGTGCGAGGCCAGCAGCAGGCCCACCCTTGCCTCGTCCCACCTGCCGTCCGGCAGGACCCAGCCGTCGTAGTCCGTGTCGACGGTCACGTGCCCGCGGACCTTCAGCTCGTCGAGCAGGGTGGACTTCCCCGTCCCGGACATCCCCGTCAGCAGCACGCGCGCCATGGGTCACCCGCGACGCGCGGCGGGGGTGACCTCACGCCGGTCGTCGGGCAGGCGCCGGGTGAGTCCCTGCCGGTCGAGGTGGTCCAGCAGGGGCAGCACGACGCGGCGCGAGGTGCCGAGCCGGACCCGCGCCTGGCTGGTGGTGAAGGGCTGCGGCAGCTCCGCGAGCCAGGCCGCGGCACGGCCGGCGGCGTCCGAGGGGAGCACGATGCCGGGCGCGGGCCGCAGCAGCCGTCCGGCGCGGGCGGCGGCGGCGAGGGCCCGCTCGTCGAGGCGCAGCTCACGCAGCCGGTCGGCCGTGGGGGCCGCGAACGGGGCGTCGGCGAGCTCGGCGTCCAGCGTCTCCAGCGCGGCGGCGAGCGCCGCGGGCAGCCCGTCGCCACGGCCCGCGAGCGTCACCCGGCCGTTGCGGAGCGTCAGCGGTGGGCGCAGGGCGGCCCTGAGCAGGCGCTCGGGCACACCGAGGCGGGCGGCGAGCGCGCCGGGCGGCACGCCAGGGTCGAGGGGATGGGCGGCGTCGTGCTCGCCGACGAGGCGGGCGGCGTCGGCCCGGGCCCGCTCGGCACGCTCGGTCGACATCACCAGGCCCGCGTCGACGACGCCGTGCTCGGCGGCGCCGGAGGTGGGCACACCGATGCGGCGCAGCAGCGCGAGGTCGGCGACCCCGCCGCGCCGGGCGAGCTCGCGCGGGAGGCGGGGTGCGCCGTCGGCGTCCGCGAGCGCCTGGGCCCGCCGCGCCCCGGCACCGCGGCGGGTGAGGGCGGGCGGGGCGGGATCCAGGACGACGACGCCCCACAGGGCCCGGCTGCCCGGGTCGCGGAGGAGGGCGCGGTCGCCGATCCGCAGGGGGAGCGGGCGGCGCAGCCGCAACCGGGCGAGCTCCCCGCCGAGCGGGCGGTGGTGCACCTCCACCGACGCGGCGCCGACGTGCAGCAGGGGCCGCTGCGGCGGGGCGGCGGACGACTCGGGCGTCGGGGAGGAGATGACGTCTCGGGGAGGAGTTGACGTCTCGGCGAGAGGGAGAGGGGGGAGGGGGTGGTGGGTGGCGGCGTCGCCGACCCGCCGCAGGCGCACGTCCACGACGTCGGTGACGTGCCAGGCGTCGGGGGTGACCAGCACGGAGCCCCGCTCCAGCCCCTCGTCGTCGCCGGCGAGGCCCAGGGCCACGCGGGCGACGCCGACCGCCTCCGGCACGGCACGGCCGAGCGACTGGACCGCCCGGACGCGGACGGTCCCGCCGTCGTGCGTGAGCCGGTCCCCGGGCGCGACGCGGCCCGCGGGCAGCGTGCCGGTGACCACGGTGCCCGTCCCACGCACCGTGAAGCGGCGGTCCACCCACAGCCGCACGTCCGCCTCCCGCTCCGGCGGCGGGACCTGGGCCAGGACCTCGGCGAGGGCGGCGGTCAGCTCGGGCAGCCCCGCGCCGGTGACCGCGCTGACGGGGACGACGCGGGCGCCGCGCAGCGAGGTGCGGTCCACCTGCTCGCGGGCGCGCGCCGCCGCGGGGCCGGGGTCGGCGAGGTCGGCCCGCGTGACGGCGACGACGCCGCGGGAGACCCCGAGCCCGTCCAGGGCGGCGAGGTGCTCGGCCGTCTGCGGCATCCACGGGTCGTCGGCGGCGACCACCAGCAGCGCCACCGGCACCGGTCCGACGCCGGCGAGCATCGTGGGGACGAACCGCTCGTGGCCCGGGACGTCGACGAACGCGACGTCGCCGGCGCCGGGCAGGGCGGTCCAGCAGAACCCGAGCTCGATGGTCAGGCCGCGCCGGTGCTCCTCGGGCAGCCGGTCCGGGTCGGTGCCCGTCAGGGCGCGGACGAGGGTGGACTTGCCGTGGTCCACGTGCCCCGCGGTGGCGACGACGTGCACGACTCAGCCCCCCAGCGCCGCCGCGGCCGCGCGAACCGCGGCGACCAGCTCCTCGTCCTGCTCGGGCGGGACGGTGCGCAGGTCCAGCAGCAGCCGGTCGTGCTCGACCCTCCCGACGACCGCGGGCGTGCCCCGCCGCAGCATCGTCGCGAACCGCACCGGCAGGGTGACCGCGGCGCTGGGCAGCTCGACGCCCGGGGCGCCGCCGCCGCCCACGGCGGCGCGGCTCTCCTCGGCGCCTGCCGCGACGGCGTCGTCGGCCAGCCGGGCGGCGAGGGCCCGGGCACGGCCCAGGAGCTCTGCCGGCTCGGCCTCGAGCGCGGCCCTCACGGGCGGGGTGGGGCCGGTCAGGGTCGCCTCGAGGGCGGCGAGGGTGAGCTTGTCGACGCGGAGGGCCCGGGCGAACGGGTGGCGGCGCAGCGCCTGCACGAGGTCCGCCCGCCCCAGGAGCAGTCCCGCCTGTGGCCCGCCGAGCAGCTTGTCGCCCGACGCGGTCACCAGGGCGGCGCCCGCGCGCAGGGTGGTGGTGGCGTCCGGCTCGTCCGGCAGCCGCGGGTGCGGCGCCAGCAGGCCGGAGCCGATGTCGGCGACGACGGGCACCGGCAGGCGCGACAGCTCGCCGACGGGCACCGAGGAGGTGAAGCCCGAGACGAGGAAGTTGGACGGGTGCACCTTCAGCACGAAGGCGGTGTCGTCGTCGACGGCCGCGGCGTAGTCCTCCAGGCGGACCCGGTTGGTGGTCCCGACCTCGCGCAGGGTGGCGCCCACGGACTCCAGCAGCTCCGGGATGCGGAAGCCGTCGCCGATCTCGACCATCTCCCCGCGGGCCAGGACCACGTTCCGGCCGGCGGCCAGCCCCAGCGTGACCAGCGCAAGGGCGGCGGCGCCGTTGTTGACCACGTGCACGCCGCCGGCGTCGGGGACCGCGGCGGCCAGCGCCGCGAGCGCGCCGGAGCCCCGGGGGCCGCGCCGGCCGGTGGCCAGGTCCAGCTCCACGTCGGTGGGCCCGGCGGCGAGGGTGAGCGCCTCGAGCGCCGCGGCGGACAGCGGCGCCCGGCCGAGGTTGGTGTGGACGACGACGCCCGTCGCGTTGACCACCCGGCGCAGCGTGGTCGCCGCCTCGGGCAGGGCGGCCACCGCCGCGTCGGCGACCTCCTCCGGGGCGAGCTCCCCGGCGCGGCAGCGCTGCTGCGCCGTCGTCACCGCGTCCTTCACGAGCCGGCGCCCGAGCCGGGCGACGGCGGCGACCAGGCGCGGGTCGGCCAGCACGGCGTCCGTGCGCGGGGTGGCGCGGCGGAGGTCCGCCGCGGCGTCGGTCGTCTTCGGCACGCTGACCCTCCTGAGCTGGCGGAGGCGGACGGGAATCGAACCCGCCTGGCCGGGGTGCCCGGCCACAACGGTTTTGAGGACCGCGCCCGTCACCAGACGAGGTACGCCTCCGCGGCTCACCCTAGCGGGAGCCGGCGGGGGACGGACGGTTGGCCGCGAAGGGGTGGACCGGTGCTGAGGCCCCGGCCTAGGCTCGCGTGTGTGACCGCGACGACGCAGCCGCTCAGACTCACCCAGTACGCCGCCGGCGGCGGCTGCGCGTGCAAGGTCCCGCCCGGCGAGCTTGAACGCGTGCTCGGCACGCTGACGCTGCCCGCGGGCGGGGATCTGCTGGTCGGCCTGGAGAACGGGGACGACGCCGCGGCGGTGCGCATCGAGGGCGGCCGGGCGCTCATCGCGACGGCCGACTACTTCACCCCCGTGGTCGACGACCCCTACGAGTGGGGCCGCATCGCCGCCACGAACGCCCTCTCGGACGTCTACGCCATGGGCGGCACGCCCGTCGTGGCGGTCAACCTCCTGTCCTGGCCCCGCAGCACCATCCCGTTCGAGATCGCGGCGGAGGTGCTGCGCGGCGGTGCGGACGTGTGCGCCGACGCGGGCACCTTCCTCGGCGGCGGGCACAGCGTGGACGACCCCGAGCCCAAGTACGGGCAGGCCGTCACCGGGCTCGCCGACGCCGACAAGCTCCTGCGCAACGACGCCGCCGAGGCCGGCCTGCCGCTGACGCTGACGAAGCCGCTCGGCCTCGGCGTCCTCAACAACCGGCACAAGGCCACCGGCGAGTGGTTCGAGGAGGCGGTCGCGCAGATGACCACCCTGAACCGGGACGCCGCCGCGGCCGCCCTGGCGGCGGGCGCCCGCAGCGCCACCGACGTCACCGGCTTCGGCCTGCTCGGCCACCTGTACAAGCTGGTCCGGGCCAGCGGCGTCAGCGCCGTCGTCGACTCCGCCGCCGTGCCCTACGTCGACGGCGCCCGCGACGCGCTCGCGGACGGGTTCGTCCCCGGCGGGAGCCGCCGCAACCTGGACTGGGTCCGCCCCCATCTCCGTTCCGACGTCGGGGAGGACGAGCTGATCCTGCTCGCGGACGCGCAGACGTCCGGCGGGCTGCTGGTGGTGGGTGAGGTGCCGGGCTATCCCGTCGTGGGGGAGCTGGTGCCCGCCGGCGAGCACGCGATCCGGGTGCGCTGACCAGCCGGACAGGGCACCATCAGGGACCAGGACGTTCCGACGTCAGGAAGGGGCAGGGCCGTGGTAGGCAAGGTCTTCCTCGACTGGCCGGTGGTGCGGCAGCTGACCGGCGCCGACCTGCTCGGCCGCGGCAGGGCCGTCCGCTCGGCGCGGACGGACGCGCTGACCGCCCGCACGACGACGGCGGACCGGGTGGCGCGCAGCGTCTGCCCCTACTGCGCCGTCGGCTGCGGGCAGCGCGTCTACGTCAAGGACGAGCAGGTCGTGCAGATCGAGGGCGACCCCGACAGCCCGATCTCGCGGGGACGGCTCTGCCCCAAGGGGTCGGCCAGCAAGAGCCTCGTCACCAACCCGGCCCGTCTCAGCACGGTGCGCTACCGCCGGCCGTACGGCACCGAGTGGGAGGACCTGCCGCTCGACGTCGCGATGGAGATGATCGCCGACCGGGTGGTGAAGGCCCGGGAGCAGACGTGGCAGGACCTCGACGAGAGGGGCCGGAAGGTCCGGCGCACGCTCGGCATCGCCAGCCTGGGCGGGGCGACGCTCGACAACGAGGAGAACTACCTCATCAAGAAGCTCTTCACCGCCCTCGGCGCGCTGCAGATCGAGAACCAGGCGCGTATTTGACACTCCTCCACGGTCCCCGGTCTGGGGACCAGCTTCGGGCGCGGCGGCGCCACAGGTTTCCAGCAGGACCTGGCCAACGCTGACTGCATCGTCATCCAGGGTTCCAACATGGCCGAGGCCCACCCGGTGGGCTTCCAGTGGGTCATGGAGGCCAAGCGACGCGGCGCGAGGGTGATCCACGTCGACCCCCGCTTCACCCGCACCAGCGCGCTCGCGGACCAGTTCGTGCCGCTGCGCGCCGGGACGGACATCGTCTTCCTCGGGGCGATCATCAACTACGTGCTCAGCAACGAGCTCGACTTCCGCGAGTACGTGCTCGCCTACACCAACGCCGCCACCATCCTCGACGAGCGCTTCACCGACACCGAGGACCTCGACGGGCTCTTCTCCGGCTTCGACCCGGAGCGGCGCAGCTACGACACCGACAGCTGGCAGTACGCCGAGGCGGCGCCGGAGGAGGGGCGGGAGGAGCACGAAGCGGACCGGGAACGGGCGAGCGCCCGGCCGATGGAGCACGAGACCCACGGCCTGCAGGTGCAGGGCCACCCGCCGCGGGACGAGACGCTGCAGGACCCGCGCACCGTCTACCAGGTGCTCAGGCGACACTTCTCGCGCTACACCCCGGAGATGGTCGAGGAGGCGTGCGGGGTCCCGCGCGAGGACTTCCTCAAGGTCGCCGAGGCGTGGGTGGCGAACTCCGGGCGCGAGCGGACCACCGCGCTCGTCTACAGCGTCGGCTGGACCCAGCACAGCGTGGGCGCCCAGTACATCCGCACCGGCGCCATCCTCCAGCTGCTGCTCGGGAACATGGGCCGGCCCGGCGGCGGGATCCTGGCCCTGCGCGGGCACGCCAGCATCCAGGGCTCGACCGACATCCCGACCCTGTTCAACCTGCTGCCCGGCTACCTGCCCATGCCGCACGCCGACGAGCACCAGGACCTGCAGACCTGGATCGACAGCATGCGCCAGCCCGGGGCCAAGGGCTTCTGGAAGCAGGCCGACGCGTACGCCGTCAGCCTCCTCAAGGCCTACTGGGGGGAGGCGGCGACGGCGGAGAACGACTTCGCCTTCGACTACCTGCCCCGCATGACCGGGGACCACGGCACCTACCGCACCGTGCTCGACATGATCGACGGCAAGGTCAAGGGCTACTTCCTGCTCGGGCAGAACCCGGCCGTCGGCTCCGCCCACGGCCGGGCGCAGCGCCTCGGCATGGCCAACCTCGACTGGCTGGTGGTGCGCGACCTGTACGAGATCGAGAGCGCCACGTTCTGGAAGGACGGCCCGGAGGTCGCCACCGGGGAGATCGTGCCGGAGGAGTGCCGCACCGAGGTCTTCCTCATGCCCGCCGCCTCGCACGTGGAGAAGGAGGGCACCTTCACCCAGACGCAGCGGATGCTGCAGTGGCGGGAGAAGGCGGTCGACCCCACCGGGGACCGCCGCTCGGAGCTGTGGTTCTTCTACCACCTGGGCCGCCTGGTCCGGGAGCGGCTGGCGGGCTCGACCCTCGAGCGGGACCGGCCGGTGCTGGACCTGGCGTGGGACTACCCGACCCACGGGCCGACGGCGGAGCCGAGCGCCGAGGCCGTGCTGCGGGAGATCAACGGCTACGAGGTGGCAACCGGGCGGGAGCTGTCCACCTTCACCGAGATGCGCGCCGACGGCTCCACCGTGGGCGGCTGCTGGATCTACACCGGCGTCTACGCCGACGGCGTCAACCAGGCCGCGCGGCGCCGGCCCGGGTCCGAGCAGTCGTGGGTGGCGCCCGAGTGGGGCTGGGCGTGGCCCGCGAACCGGCGCATCCTCTACAACCGCGCCTCCGCGGACCCGCAGGGCCGCCCGTGGAGCGAGCGCAAGGCCTACGTGTGGTGGGACGAGGACGCGGGGGAGTGGACCGGGCACGACGTGCCCGACTTCGAGCGCACCAAGCCGCCGTCGTACCGGCCGCCCGAGGGGGCCGACGGCACGGAGGGCCTGGCGGGCGACGACCCGTTCATCATGCAGGGCGACGGCAAGGGGGCGCTGTACGTGCCCACCGGCCTGCTCGACGGGCCGCTGCCCACGCACTACGAGCCGGTGGAGTCCCCGTTCCGCAACCCGCTGTACGGGCAGCAGGCCAACCCCACCCGGGTGGAGTACCGGCGGGCCGACAACCCGGTCCACCCGAGCCCGGCGCCGGAGCAGGCGGACGTGTTCCCGTACGTCTACACCACCTCCCGCCTGACAGAGCACCACACGGCCGGGGGCATGAGCCGGACCCTGGAGTACCTCTCCGAGCTGCAGCCCGAGATGTTCGTCGAGGTCTCCCCGCAGCTGGCGGCCGAGCGGGGGCTGGAGCACATGGGCTGGTGCCACGTGGTCACGGCCCGCTCCGCCGTCGAGGGGCGCGTCATGGTCACCGACCGCCTGCGGCCGCTGCGGGTCGAGGGCCGGACGATCCACCAGGTGTGGCTGCCCTACCACTGGGGCTCCGGCGGCCTGGTGACGGGCGACTCCGCCAACGACCTGTTCGGCATCTCCCTCGAGCCCAACGTGCTCATCCAGGAGACCAAGGCCGGCACGTGCGACGTGCGGCCGGGACGGCGGCCCACCGGGACGGCGCTGCTGGACTACGTCGCGGGCTACCGCCGTCGGGCCGGGATCCTGGACGGGGACGGCGGGGACATCGTCACCGCGCGGCAGCCCGACACCCGCCAGACAGAGGAGGGCGACCATGGCCGGTAGGAACAGCCTTTTCGGGCCCGTCGACCCGGCCCAGGACGCCGGGTACGAGGCACCGCCCGCGCGCAAGGGCTTCTTCACCGACACCAGCGTGTGCATCGGGTGCAAGGCGTGCGAGGTGGCGTGCAAGGAGTGGAACCTCCTGCCCGACGACGGGTTCGACCTGCTCGGGTCCTCCTACGACAACACCGGCGCGCTCGGGGCGAACACGTGGCGGCACGTGGCGTTCGTGGAGCAGCCGGCCGGCCGGGTCGCCCCGGTGTCGCTGGGCATGCCGGGCGTCGGCCCGCCCGCCGGTGCGCTCGCCCCGTCCGGTGCCTCCGCAGGCGGTCTGGGCCCGCCCGCCCCGGCCGAGGGAGCGCCGAACCTCCTGGAGGCTCTCGACGGCGGCACGGAGACGGAGGGCGACGGTCACCCGGACTTCCGCTGGCTCATGTCCTCGAACGTCTGCAAGCACTGCACGCATGCCGCGTGCCTCGACGTGTGCCCCACCGGGGCGCTGTTCCGGACGGAGTTCGGCACCGTCGTCGTCCAGGACGACGTGTGCAACGGCTGCGGCTACTGCGTGGCCGCCTGCCCGTTCGGGGTCATCGAGCGGCGCAAGGGGCCGGCCGGGGCACGCAACGTCGGCATCGCCCAGAAGTGCACGCTCTGCTACGACCGGATCGGCGACGGCCTGGAGCCCGCCTGCGCCAAGGCGTGCCCCACGGAGTCGATCCAGTACGGCGACCTCGACGAGCTGCGCGAGCGCGCCGACGCGCGGGTACGCCGGCTGCAGGACGAGGGCGTGGAGGGGGCCCGCCTGTACGGACACGACCCCCACGACGGCGTCAGCGGCACCGGCGCCTTCTTCCTGCTCCTCGACGAGCCCGAGGTGTACGGGCTTCCCCCGGACCCGGTGGTCACCACCCGGGACCTGCCCCAGATGTTCAACCGGGCCGGCATGGCCGGGCTCGCCCTGCTCGCGGGCGCGGCCCTGTCCTTCCTCGGGGGGCGCAGGTGACCGGGACGACGGCGGACCGGGACACTCGTGGCCGCGGCGGCCGGCGCCGCACCCACGGCGGCGAGACGGCGATGGTGCCCCCGGCGGAGTTCACGTCCTACTACGGCCGGCCCGTGGTCAAGCCGGCGCCGTGGACGTGGGAGATCCCCGCCTACATGTTCGCCGGCGGGCTCGCGGCCGGCTCCTCCCTGCTCGGCGCGGGCGCGGATCTCGCCGGCCACGAGGCACTGCGCCGGTCCGGCCGGCTCACGGCGCTGGGCGCGCTCGGGTTCTCCATGGCAGCCCTCGTCTCCGACCTGGGCCGTCCGGAGCGGTTCCTCAACATGATGCGCACCGTGAAGGTCACGTCCCCGATGTCAGTGGGCACGTGGATCCTGGCGCTCTACGGCCCGCCGGCGGGGCTGGCCGCCGCCGCGGAGGTCGCCGGGATGCTGCTGCCCGGCAGCAAGGCTGCGCCGGTGCGGCTGCTGGTCGCGGCCGGGCGCCCCGCGGGCCTCCTCGCCGGGCTGTTCGCGCCACCGGTCGCCGCGTACACGGCCGTGCTTCTCTCCGACACCGCCACCCCGTCGTGGCACGAGGCCTATCGCGAGCTGCCCTTCGTCTTCTGCGGGTCCGCCGCCGCGGCCGCCGGGGGGCTGGCTGCCGCGATCGTGCCGCCGGAGCAGGCGGGGCCGGCGCGGCGCCTCGCGGTCGGTGGGGCGGTGGCCGAGGCCCTCGCGGAGCACCGCATGGAGCGGTCGATGGGGATCACCGCGGAGCCGTTGCGCACCGGCGTCCCGGGACGGCTCATGCGCGCCGCGCGGGTCCTCACGCTCGCGGGGGCGGCCGGGACGCTGCTCGCGGGCCGCAGCCGCGCCGTCGCCGTCGCCTCCGGGGCGGCCCTCCTGGCAGGTTCGGTGTGCACCCGGTTCGGGGTGGTGCGCGCGGGCATCGCGTCGGCGCTCGACCCCAGGTACACGGTGGTGCCGCAGCGCGAGCGCGTGGACCGCGGGGAGCCCGTGCGACACGTGGCCGGATAGGACGCGGGGCGCGCAGCCCACCTGTGCAGGGTCGCGTACGTTCACCTGCCCACGTCCCTTGCCGGCCGAGGTCGACCAGTGCCCCTCGGTCGAGAGATCGCTACAACTTCGGTGCGGATTCCGCACCGAATCTGTAGCGGTCTGCCGGGAGGAGGGCGCATGACCGGTCACGAGCGCGGACGCGAGGAAGGAGGAGGGCCCCGACGTCGCGGGACCCTCCTCCTGGCAGGTGGTCAGCGGGCGGACCGGGCCGTCACTGCCCGAGCCGGTCAGCCCGTCGACGGATCGCCGGCCGCCGGATCAGCTCGACGGGACCATGCCGTGCGGGTCGAGCACGTACTTCTTGGCCGCGCCCTTGTCGAACTCCTCGTAGCCCCGCGGCGCCTCGTCGAGCGAGATCGGCGTCGCGTTGACGTTCTTGGCGATCTGCACCTTGTCGTGGAGGATCGCCATCATCAGGCCGCGGTGGTACTTCATCACCGGGCACTGGCCGGTGGTGAAGGACAGCGACTTCGCCCACCCGGTGCCGAGGCTGATCGACAGCGACCCGACCTTGGCCGCCTCGTCCACCCCGCCCGGGTCGCCGGTCACGTACAGCCCCGGGATGCCGAGCGCACCGCCGGCCGCGGTGAGCCCCATGAGGGAGTTGAGCACCGTGGCGGGGTGCTCCGTCTGAGCCTCCTTGCCGTGACCCCTCGCCTCGAACCCGACCGCGTCGACGCCGCAGTCGACCTCGGGCACACCGAGGATCTGCTCGATCTGGTCCTTCGGGTCGCCCTTGGAGACGTCGACGGTCTCGCAGCCGAAGCTGCGCGCCTGGGCGAGCCGCTCCTCGTTGAGGTCGCCGACGATGACGACGGCCGCGCCGAGGAGCTGGGCCGCGGTGGCCGCCGCGAGACCCACCGGTCCGGCACCCGCGATGTACACGGTGGAGCCGGTGGTGACCCCGGCCGTGTACGCGCCGTGATAGCCGGTCGGGAAGATGTCCGAGAGCATGGTCAGGTCGAGGATCTTCTCCATCGCCTGGTCCTTGTCCGGGAACTTCAGCAGGTTCCAGTCGGCGTACGGCACGAGCACGTACTCGGCCTGCCCGCCTACCCAGCCCCCCATGTCGACGTACCCGTACGCCGAGCCGGGACGGTCCGGGTTGACGTTGAGGCAGATGCCCGTCTTGCGCTCCTTGCAGTTGCGACAGCGACCGCACGCGATGTTGAAGGGGACCGAGACGATGTCGCCCTCCTTGATGAACTCCACGTCCCGCCCGACCTCGACGACCTCGCCGGTGATCTCGTGGCCCAGCACCAGCCCCTCGGGGGCGGTGGTGCGGCCACGCACCATGTGCTGGTCGGACCCGCAGATGTTCGTCGAGACGGTCTTCAGGATCACGCCGTGGTGGACCTGGCGGCCCACGTTCGCCGGGTTGACCCCGGGCCCGTCCTTCAGCTCGAACTCGGGATAGGGGGTGTCGATGACCTCGACCTTCCCCGGACCTGCGTAGCTCACAGCCTTGTTGGTCACGAAACTGCTCCTTCTTCGACGTCGTTGTGCGAAACAGGAAGCCGGCCGGTCCGAGTCCTGGGGGCGGCCGACCCCCAACAGCCTGCCACGCCGGAGGGGGGTCCGTCACGGGTCGGGGGCTGATCCGCCCCGACCGCACCGGGGGAACGACGGGTTAGCCTCTGGCGGTGAGCACCTCACCCTCTGCCCCGGCCCCGGACAGCTCGCCGGGGCCGGCCCCGACGGCGGAGCTGCGGGTGCGCCTCGACCTCGCCTACGACGGCACCGAGTTCGCCGGGTGGGCCCGTCAGCCCGGGCTGCGCACCGTCCAGGGCGCGCTCGAGGACGCGCTCACCACGGTGCTCCGCCTGCACCGGCCGGCGCGACTGACCGTCGCGGGCCGGACGGACGCGGGCGTCCACGCGCGAGGCCAGGTGGCGCACGTCGACGTGCCCCGCGAGGCCT
It encodes the following:
- the fdh gene encoding formate dehydrogenase, with the translated sequence MVGKVFLDWPVVRQLTGADLLGRGRAVRSARTDALTARTTTADRVARSVCPYCAVGCGQRVYVKDEQVVQIEGDPDSPISRGRLCPKGSASKSLVTNPARLSTVRYRRPYGTEWEDLPLDVAMEMIADRVVKAREQTWQDLDERGRKVRRTLGIASLGGATLDNEENYLIKKLFTALGALQIENQARIUHSSTVPGLGTSFGRGGATGFQQDLANADCIVIQGSNMAEAHPVGFQWVMEAKRRGARVIHVDPRFTRTSALADQFVPLRAGTDIVFLGAIINYVLSNELDFREYVLAYTNAATILDERFTDTEDLDGLFSGFDPERRSYDTDSWQYAEAAPEEGREEHEADRERASARPMEHETHGLQVQGHPPRDETLQDPRTVYQVLRRHFSRYTPEMVEEACGVPREDFLKVAEAWVANSGRERTTALVYSVGWTQHSVGAQYIRTGAILQLLLGNMGRPGGGILALRGHASIQGSTDIPTLFNLLPGYLPMPHADEHQDLQTWIDSMRQPGAKGFWKQADAYAVSLLKAYWGEAATAENDFAFDYLPRMTGDHGTYRTVLDMIDGKVKGYFLLGQNPAVGSAHGRAQRLGMANLDWLVVRDLYEIESATFWKDGPEVATGEIVPEECRTEVFLMPAASHVEKEGTFTQTQRMLQWREKAVDPTGDRRSELWFFYHLGRLVRERLAGSTLERDRPVLDLAWDYPTHGPTAEPSAEAVLREINGYEVATGRELSTFTEMRADGSTVGGCWIYTGVYADGVNQAARRRPGSEQSWVAPEWGWAWPANRRILYNRASADPQGRPWSERKAYVWWDEDAGEWTGHDVPDFERTKPPSYRPPEGADGTEGLAGDDPFIMQGDGKGALYVPTGLLDGPLPTHYEPVESPFRNPLYGQQANPTRVEYRRADNPVHPSPAPEQADVFPYVYTTSRLTEHHTAGGMSRTLEYLSELQPEMFVEVSPQLAAERGLEHMGWCHVVTARSAVEGRVMVTDRLRPLRVEGRTIHQVWLPYHWGSGGLVTGDSANDLFGISLEPNVLIQETKAGTCDVRPGRRPTGTALLDYVAGYRRRAGILDGDGGDIVTARQPDTRQTEEGDHGR
- a CDS encoding AAA family ATPase, whose protein sequence is MARVLLTGMSGTGKSTLLDELKVRGHVTVDTDYDGWVLPDGRWDEARVGLLLASHRDLVVSGTVENQGRFYDRFDHVVLLSAPLDVLLRRVATRTGNPYGTTAAQRAEIRFHVDTVEPLLRRGATLELDARRPLAELADAVEALLVAGTGASGPPR
- the selA gene encoding L-seryl-tRNA(Sec) selenium transferase, whose amino-acid sequence is MPKTTDAAADLRRATPRTDAVLADPRLVAAVARLGRRLVKDAVTTAQQRCRAGELAPEEVADAAVAALPEAATTLRRVVNATGVVVHTNLGRAPLSAAALEALTLAAGPTDVELDLATGRRGPRGSGALAALAAAVPDAGGVHVVNNGAAALALVTLGLAAGRNVVLARGEMVEIGDGFRIPELLESVGATLREVGTTNRVRLEDYAAAVDDDTAFVLKVHPSNFLVSGFTSSVPVGELSRLPVPVVADIGSGLLAPHPRLPDEPDATTTLRAGAALVTASGDKLLGGPQAGLLLGRADLVQALRRHPFARALRVDKLTLAALEATLTGPTPPVRAALEAEPAELLGRARALAARLADDAVAAGAEESRAAVGGGGAPGVELPSAAVTLPVRFATMLRRGTPAVVGRVEHDRLLLDLRTVPPEQDEELVAAVRAAAAALGG
- the selD gene encoding selenide, water dikinase SelD — protein: MTATTQPLRLTQYAAGGGCACKVPPGELERVLGTLTLPAGGDLLVGLENGDDAAAVRIEGGRALIATADYFTPVVDDPYEWGRIAATNALSDVYAMGGTPVVAVNLLSWPRSTIPFEIAAEVLRGGADVCADAGTFLGGGHSVDDPEPKYGQAVTGLADADKLLRNDAAEAGLPLTLTKPLGLGVLNNRHKATGEWFEEAVAQMTTLNRDAAAAALAAGARSATDVTGFGLLGHLYKLVRASGVSAVVDSAAVPYVDGARDALADGFVPGGSRRNLDWVRPHLRSDVGEDELILLADAQTSGGLLVVGEVPGYPVVGELVPAGEHAIRVR
- a CDS encoding 4Fe-4S dicluster domain-containing protein translates to MAGRNSLFGPVDPAQDAGYEAPPARKGFFTDTSVCIGCKACEVACKEWNLLPDDGFDLLGSSYDNTGALGANTWRHVAFVEQPAGRVAPVSLGMPGVGPPAGALAPSGASAGGLGPPAPAEGAPNLLEALDGGTETEGDGHPDFRWLMSSNVCKHCTHAACLDVCPTGALFRTEFGTVVVQDDVCNGCGYCVAACPFGVIERRKGPAGARNVGIAQKCTLCYDRIGDGLEPACAKACPTESIQYGDLDELRERADARVRRLQDEGVEGARLYGHDPHDGVSGTGAFFLLLDEPEVYGLPPDPVVTTRDLPQMFNRAGMAGLALLAGAALSFLGGRR
- a CDS encoding selenocysteine-specific translation elongation factor, which codes for MHVVATAGHVDHGKSTLVRALTGTDPDRLPEEHRRGLTIELGFCWTALPGAGDVAFVDVPGHERFVPTMLAGVGPVPVALLVVAADDPWMPQTAEHLAALDGLGVSRGVVAVTRADLADPGPAAARAREQVDRTSLRGARVVPVSAVTGAGLPELTAALAEVLAQVPPPEREADVRLWVDRRFTVRGTGTVVTGTLPAGRVAPGDRLTHDGGTVRVRAVQSLGRAVPEAVGVARVALGLAGDDEGLERGSVLVTPDAWHVTDVVDVRLRRVGDAATHHPLPPLPLAETSTPPRDVISSPTPESSAAPPQRPLLHVGAASVEVHHRPLGGELARLRLRRPLPLRIGDRALLRDPGSRALWGVVVLDPAPPALTRRGAGARRAQALADADGAPRLPRELARRGGVADLALLRRIGVPTSGAAEHGVVDAGLVMSTERAERARADAARLVGEHDAAHPLDPGVPPGALAARLGVPERLLRAALRPPLTLRNGRVTLAGRGDGLPAALAAALETLDAELADAPFAAPTADRLRELRLDERALAAAARAGRLLRPAPGIVLPSDAAGRAAAWLAELPQPFTTSQARVRLGTSRRVVLPLLDHLDRQGLTRRLPDDRREVTPAARRG
- the nrfD gene encoding NrfD/PsrC family molybdoenzyme membrane anchor subunit; its protein translation is MTGTTADRDTRGRGGRRRTHGGETAMVPPAEFTSYYGRPVVKPAPWTWEIPAYMFAGGLAAGSSLLGAGADLAGHEALRRSGRLTALGALGFSMAALVSDLGRPERFLNMMRTVKVTSPMSVGTWILALYGPPAGLAAAAEVAGMLLPGSKAAPVRLLVAAGRPAGLLAGLFAPPVAAYTAVLLSDTATPSWHEAYRELPFVFCGSAAAAAGGLAAAIVPPEQAGPARRLAVGGAVAEALAEHRMERSMGITAEPLRTGVPGRLMRAARVLTLAGAAGTLLAGRSRAVAVASGAALLAGSVCTRFGVVRAGIASALDPRYTVVPQRERVDRGEPVRHVAG